The following proteins are co-located in the Spinactinospora alkalitolerans genome:
- a CDS encoding ABC transporter permease, translating to MTLDNRTAARPPGRFELAPVAGVLAREWALYRRSWAPTTFAAIVEPVLFLLAFGFGLGSLVGAIRGYSYIEFLGTGIVGVSVLFTSMFPGLIDTYVRRVFQHTYDGMLAAPVDVRELVTAEATWIALKAGVYSCAPLLVAIGFGLPPAPGMLIVPFVAFVTGFGFALMGIWLSAVVPSIKTMDYIISGLITPLFLIAGTFFPLDNLPSWAQTLAAVNPLYHCVELVRGAAFGMSPLVGLGHFAAILVFVAVVWSLAVLQMRRRLID from the coding sequence GTGACACTGGACAACCGCACGGCCGCCCGCCCGCCCGGCCGCTTCGAACTCGCCCCGGTCGCCGGCGTGCTCGCCCGCGAATGGGCGCTGTACCGCCGAAGCTGGGCGCCCACGACGTTCGCCGCGATCGTCGAGCCGGTCCTGTTCCTGCTCGCGTTCGGATTCGGGCTGGGCTCCCTGGTCGGGGCGATCCGCGGCTACAGCTACATCGAATTCCTCGGCACCGGCATCGTGGGGGTGTCGGTGCTGTTCACCTCGATGTTCCCCGGTCTGATCGACACCTACGTGCGCCGGGTCTTCCAGCACACCTACGACGGGATGCTCGCCGCACCGGTCGACGTGCGTGAACTGGTCACCGCCGAGGCCACCTGGATCGCGCTGAAGGCCGGCGTCTACAGTTGCGCCCCGCTGCTGGTGGCGATCGGCTTCGGTCTACCGCCCGCACCCGGCATGCTGATCGTGCCGTTCGTCGCGTTCGTCACCGGCTTCGGGTTCGCGTTGATGGGCATCTGGCTGTCGGCCGTGGTCCCCTCGATCAAGACGATGGACTACATCATCTCCGGTCTGATCACGCCGCTGTTCCTCATCGCCGGCACCTTCTTCCCGCTGGACAACCTGCCGTCCTGGGCGCAGACCCTGGCAGCGGTCAACCCGCTCTACCACTGCGTCGAACTGGTCCGCGGCGCGGCCTTCGGCATGAGCCCGCTGGTCGGCCTCGGCCACTTCGCGGCCATCCTGGTGTTCGTGGCCGTGGTGTGGAGCCTCGCGGTGCTGCAGATGCGCCGTCGACTGATCGACTGA
- a CDS encoding ABC transporter ATP-binding protein: protein MTSSRLKESIDVPSSTTSPAIALRGVRKSFGALVAVDGLDLDVPAGIVLGLLGPNGAGKSTTMRMLTAQSRADAGEISILGHRIPRESKRARAIMGVVPQHDNLDEELTVRENLEVFTHLYRVPRRERSAAVERALRIAHLEDRRDTRTDKLSGGMRRRLLIARGLVHRPRVVLLDEPTVGLDPQVRQELWGLVTGLRDDGVTVLMSTHYIEEAERLSDEVALMAKGRVVTRGGPAALISEYAGVTVEEFPVVGGGIEEMEERVHAAGLTTRRTGATLSVLRAEELPESVRDGFGGGVRRAANLEDVFVTLTGERVE from the coding sequence ATGACCTCGTCACGTCTCAAAGAGTCCATCGACGTGCCTTCAAGCACCACATCGCCGGCCATCGCCCTGCGCGGGGTGCGCAAGTCCTTCGGCGCCCTGGTCGCGGTGGACGGGCTCGATCTGGACGTGCCCGCGGGGATCGTCCTCGGCCTGCTGGGCCCCAACGGCGCCGGGAAATCCACGACGATGCGCATGCTCACCGCGCAGAGCCGGGCCGACGCAGGGGAGATCTCCATCCTCGGCCACCGGATCCCGCGCGAGTCCAAGCGGGCCCGCGCGATCATGGGGGTCGTGCCTCAGCACGACAACCTCGACGAGGAGCTCACGGTCCGGGAGAACCTGGAGGTCTTCACCCACCTGTACCGCGTGCCGCGCCGGGAGCGCTCCGCAGCGGTGGAGCGGGCGCTGCGCATCGCGCACCTGGAGGACCGGCGCGACACCCGCACCGACAAGCTCTCCGGGGGCATGCGCCGCCGCCTGCTCATCGCCCGCGGCCTGGTGCACCGGCCCCGCGTGGTGCTGCTCGACGAGCCCACCGTCGGCCTCGACCCGCAGGTCCGCCAGGAGCTGTGGGGGCTGGTCACCGGCCTGCGCGACGACGGCGTGACCGTGCTGATGTCCACCCACTACATCGAGGAGGCCGAACGGCTCTCCGACGAGGTGGCCCTCATGGCCAAGGGCAGGGTCGTCACGCGCGGAGGGCCGGCCGCGCTGATCAGCGAGTACGCCGGGGTGACCGTGGAGGAGTTCCCCGTCGTCGGCGGCGGAATCGAGGAGATGGAGGAGCGCGTCCACGCGGCCGGGCTCACCACCAGGCGCACCGGCGCCACGCTGTCGGTGCTGCGCGCCGAGGAGCTGCCCGAATCGGTGCGCGACGGGTTCGGCGGGGGCGTCCGCCGGGCCGCCAACCTGGAGGACGTGTTCGTGACGCTGACGGGAGAACGAGTCGAGTGA
- a CDS encoding alpha/beta fold hydrolase yields the protein MKTWLSQHRRWAAVAAAVLALAVGAGAWTVAAGPGAPSHRVSEEVLPVPEEPGSDTTLGLDTSFFLPAQGDGPFPAVLIAHGFGGSKDSSAAQAEQLAAAGYAVLTWSARGFGASQGRIGLNDPDHEVADVSHLIDWLAERPEVGLDGDGDPRVGMTGSSYGGAVTLMAAGHDHRIDAITPQATYHDLGDAFFPESTGAGARQGVFKRMWTSLMFTWGGFGDFGGLAEPGAEAPDEEDADGAPDAAPQDPGEPDPGGEGAQESADPLTPSQQELAELARRLGLDTADLADPGSSDALGETIRCGFYREEICRLYEEVAETGRPTEDIVELLHRNSPASVVDRVEAPTLLVHGMRDSLFTLDQADANARALRGNDVPLDVVWVEGGHDGGDHEGGYVRERIREWFDAWLKEDRPPAESPGFTVSRPAGVSGAGRQDAVQHAEAESYTGLDGTEQEAVELSGSLQPVTVPPGGSPASVSSLPGLSGLTGLSELAGRSGFAIDMPGQVATFESAPLPSDLQVTGAPTVEVDVTGRGEAILFAKVYDVDHDGRATLPQQLVAPVRVRASPEGTTARIRLPAVDHRFAEGHTLRFTVSTSDMAFSSPVDTATYGISLAGERTLTMPLRPELSAAPVRLPEWTWALPLTAVTVAAALLLVGRRAARPGRPDPDLADVPLHVDGLTKRYANDHLAVDDLSFRVERGQVLGLLGPNGAGKTTALRVLLGLVRPDAGGIRVFGHPVVPGAPVLSRLGALVEGPGGLPHLSGRANLELYWRATGRPLAEARIDEAVRIADLGTALEHPVRTYSQGMRQRLAIAQAMLGLPDLLVLDEPTNGLDPPQIREMRDVLVGYAATGRTVVISSHLLAEVEQTCTHVVVMDRGRRVAAGPVGAIVGEDTAILVGTPDPAAALDRVRAVTGVSAAEATDEGLLVHLDGIAVGDLVAELVGRGVRVDRVVPRRRLEDAFLSLIAGAEEGDRP from the coding sequence GTGAAGACCTGGTTGTCCCAGCACCGCCGATGGGCGGCCGTCGCGGCCGCCGTGCTGGCCCTCGCCGTCGGAGCCGGGGCCTGGACGGTCGCCGCCGGCCCCGGCGCCCCGTCCCATCGGGTCTCCGAGGAGGTCCTCCCGGTCCCCGAGGAGCCGGGCTCCGACACCACGCTCGGGCTCGACACCTCCTTCTTCCTGCCCGCCCAGGGCGACGGCCCGTTCCCCGCCGTGCTCATCGCGCACGGTTTCGGCGGCAGCAAGGACAGCTCCGCGGCGCAGGCCGAGCAGCTCGCCGCCGCGGGGTACGCGGTACTGACCTGGTCGGCCCGCGGGTTCGGCGCGTCCCAGGGCCGGATCGGGCTGAACGACCCCGACCACGAAGTGGCCGACGTCTCACACCTCATCGACTGGCTGGCGGAGCGGCCGGAGGTCGGGCTCGACGGCGACGGCGACCCCCGCGTCGGCATGACGGGCTCCTCCTACGGCGGCGCGGTCACCCTCATGGCGGCCGGACACGACCACCGCATCGACGCGATCACCCCGCAGGCCACCTACCACGACCTCGGCGACGCGTTCTTCCCCGAGTCCACCGGCGCCGGCGCCCGGCAGGGTGTGTTCAAGCGCATGTGGACCAGCCTCATGTTCACCTGGGGCGGCTTCGGCGACTTCGGCGGCCTGGCCGAGCCCGGCGCGGAGGCGCCCGACGAGGAGGACGCCGACGGCGCCCCGGATGCGGCCCCGCAGGACCCCGGGGAGCCGGACCCCGGAGGCGAGGGCGCCCAGGAGTCGGCCGACCCGCTCACCCCGTCGCAGCAGGAGCTCGCCGAGCTCGCGCGGCGGCTCGGGCTCGACACCGCCGACCTCGCCGACCCCGGCTCCTCCGACGCGCTGGGCGAGACGATCCGGTGCGGCTTCTACCGCGAGGAGATCTGCCGACTCTACGAGGAGGTCGCCGAGACCGGGCGCCCCACCGAGGACATCGTCGAACTGCTGCACCGCAACAGCCCGGCCTCGGTCGTCGACCGGGTCGAGGCGCCCACGCTGCTGGTGCACGGCATGCGCGACTCGCTGTTCACCCTCGACCAGGCCGACGCCAACGCCCGCGCGCTGCGGGGCAACGACGTCCCGCTCGACGTCGTGTGGGTCGAGGGCGGCCACGACGGCGGCGACCACGAGGGCGGCTACGTCCGCGAACGCATCCGGGAGTGGTTCGACGCCTGGCTGAAGGAGGACCGGCCGCCCGCCGAGAGCCCCGGCTTCACGGTCAGCCGGCCCGCCGGCGTGAGCGGCGCGGGCCGCCAGGACGCCGTCCAGCACGCCGAGGCCGAGTCCTACACCGGTCTCGACGGCACCGAGCAGGAGGCGGTGGAGCTGTCCGGGAGCCTGCAGCCGGTGACGGTCCCGCCGGGCGGCTCCCCGGCGTCGGTCTCCTCGCTGCCCGGGCTCAGCGGACTCACCGGCCTGTCCGAGCTCGCCGGCCGGAGCGGGTTCGCCATCGACATGCCCGGCCAGGTCGCCACGTTCGAGTCCGCCCCGCTCCCCTCCGACCTGCAGGTGACGGGCGCGCCGACGGTCGAGGTCGACGTCACCGGCCGGGGCGAGGCCATCCTGTTCGCCAAGGTCTACGACGTCGACCACGACGGCAGGGCCACCCTGCCGCAGCAGCTGGTCGCGCCGGTCCGGGTCCGGGCGAGCCCCGAGGGGACGACGGCCCGCATCCGGCTGCCGGCCGTCGACCACCGCTTCGCCGAGGGGCACACCCTGCGGTTCACCGTCTCGACCAGCGACATGGCCTTCTCCTCGCCGGTCGACACCGCGACCTACGGCATCTCACTCGCCGGCGAGCGCACCCTCACGATGCCGCTGCGGCCGGAGCTGTCGGCGGCACCGGTGCGCCTGCCCGAGTGGACGTGGGCGCTGCCGCTGACCGCGGTGACCGTCGCCGCGGCGCTGCTGCTGGTCGGGCGCCGCGCCGCCCGGCCCGGCCGCCCGGATCCCGACCTCGCCGACGTCCCGCTGCACGTCGACGGCCTCACCAAGCGCTACGCCAACGACCACCTGGCGGTCGACGACCTCTCCTTCCGGGTCGAGCGGGGGCAGGTGCTGGGTCTGCTCGGCCCCAACGGCGCGGGCAAGACCACCGCCCTGCGAGTGCTCCTCGGCCTGGTGCGCCCGGACGCCGGCGGGATCCGGGTCTTCGGCCACCCCGTGGTGCCGGGCGCTCCGGTGCTGTCGAGGCTGGGGGCCCTCGTCGAGGGGCCTGGCGGCCTGCCGCACCTGTCCGGCCGGGCCAACCTGGAGCTGTACTGGCGCGCCACCGGGCGGCCGCTCGCCGAGGCGCGCATCGACGAGGCGGTGCGCATCGCCGACCTCGGCACCGCCCTGGAGCACCCCGTGCGCACCTATTCGCAGGGCATGCGCCAGCGCCTCGCCATCGCCCAGGCGATGCTCGGCCTGCCCGACCTCCTGGTGCTCGACGAACCCACCAACGGGCTCGACCCCCCGCAGATCCGCGAGATGCGCGACGTCCTGGTCGGCTACGCCGCCACCGGACGCACCGTCGTCATCTCCAGCCACCTGCTCGCCGAGGTGGAGCAGACCTGCACGCACGTGGTCGTCATGGACCGCGGCCGCCGCGTCGCGGCCGGGCCGGTCGGCGCGATCGTGGGGGAGGACACCGCCATCCTGGTCGGCACGCCCGACCCCGCGGCCGCGCTGGACCGCGTGCGCGCGGTCACCGGGGTGAGCGCCGCCGAGGCGACCGATGAGGGGCTGCTGGTGCACCTCGACGGCATCGCCGTCGGCGACCTGGTCGCCGAGCTCGTCGGCCGGGGCGTCCGGGTCGACCGCGTCGTCCCGCGCCGCCGCCTGGAGGACGCGTTCCTGTCCCTGATCGCCGGAGCGGAGGAGGGGGACCGCCCGTGA
- a CDS encoding DUF1707 SHOCT-like domain-containing protein → MSEGVPSARLRASDADRERVLEVLRAAAEDGRLDLSEFDGRVEQVHRARTLGELPPITADLLPPEAQPIRLGTEPVAALFRNESRSGRWVVPAEQLSFALFATAELDLRDALLVRNHVRMTASTLFGRVRVRVPEGVDVRVRGWSFLGRRATTTRPVRTDGAPVLEVQGFSLFGSVRVSAPKRRRNWLGRGRGRRELE, encoded by the coding sequence GTGAGCGAGGGTGTACCGTCGGCCCGGCTGCGGGCCTCCGACGCCGACCGGGAGCGCGTCCTGGAGGTGCTGCGCGCCGCGGCCGAGGACGGCCGGCTGGACCTCTCCGAGTTCGATGGGCGCGTCGAGCAGGTACACCGCGCCCGCACACTGGGCGAGCTGCCGCCGATCACCGCCGACCTGCTGCCGCCCGAAGCGCAGCCGATCCGGCTCGGCACGGAGCCCGTCGCCGCGCTCTTCCGCAACGAGTCGCGTTCCGGCCGGTGGGTGGTGCCGGCCGAACAGCTCTCCTTCGCCCTGTTCGCGACCGCCGAACTCGACCTGCGCGACGCCCTCCTCGTCCGCAACCACGTGCGCATGACCGCCTCGACGCTGTTCGGCCGCGTCCGGGTCCGGGTCCCCGAGGGCGTGGACGTGCGGGTGCGCGGCTGGTCCTTCCTGGGCCGGCGCGCCACGACGACCCGGCCCGTGCGCACCGACGGCGCCCCCGTGCTGGAGGTCCAGGGCTTCTCCCTGTTCGGTTCGGTCCGGGTCAGCGCCCCCAAGCGCAGGCGGAACTGGCTGGGCCGCGGCCGCGGGCGGCGCGAGCTGGAGTAG
- a CDS encoding class II fumarate hydratase, whose amino-acid sequence MSEFRIEHDSMGEVKVPADAKWRAQTQRAVENFPISGQGLEHAHIAALGHIKAAAATVNAELGVVEADLAEAIRGAALEVAEGKWNDHFPIDVFQTGSGTSSNMNTNEVVATLATASLGEPVHPNDHVNASQSSNDVFPSSIHIAATAAVVNDLIPALRRLEGELDRKATEFATVVKSGRTHLMDATPVTLGQEFAGYAAQVRHGVERLEATLPRVAELPLGGTAVGTGINTPEGFAPRVIAEIARTTGLPLTEARDHFEAQGARDGLVELSGQLRTIAVGFCKIANDIRWMGSGPRTGLTEIYLPDLQPGSSIMPGKVNPVLCEAMLQVSSQVVGNDAAVAFGGSTGNFELNVQLPLIARNVLESIRLLANVSRVFADRCVAGIEANEERCREYAESSPSIVTPLNRYIGYEEAAKVAKQALAERKTIRQVVVERGYITDGKLTEAQLDEALDVLSMTNSR is encoded by the coding sequence ATGAGTGAATTCCGCATCGAGCACGACTCGATGGGTGAGGTCAAGGTTCCCGCCGACGCCAAGTGGCGGGCGCAGACGCAGCGCGCGGTGGAGAACTTCCCCATCTCGGGCCAGGGCCTGGAGCACGCCCACATCGCGGCGCTGGGCCACATCAAGGCCGCGGCGGCCACGGTCAACGCCGAACTGGGCGTGGTCGAGGCCGACCTCGCCGAGGCGATTCGCGGGGCCGCCCTGGAGGTCGCCGAGGGCAAGTGGAACGACCACTTCCCGATCGACGTGTTCCAGACGGGGTCGGGCACGTCGAGCAACATGAACACCAACGAGGTCGTGGCGACGCTGGCCACCGCGAGCCTCGGCGAGCCGGTGCACCCCAACGACCACGTCAACGCCTCGCAGTCGTCCAACGACGTCTTCCCGTCGTCGATCCACATCGCGGCGACCGCTGCGGTCGTCAACGACCTGATCCCGGCGCTGCGGCGGCTCGAGGGCGAGCTCGACCGCAAGGCGACGGAGTTCGCGACCGTGGTCAAGAGCGGCCGCACGCACCTCATGGACGCCACGCCGGTGACGCTCGGCCAGGAGTTCGCGGGCTACGCCGCGCAGGTGCGCCACGGCGTGGAGCGCCTGGAGGCCACGCTGCCGCGCGTCGCGGAGCTGCCGCTGGGCGGAACCGCCGTGGGCACCGGCATCAACACCCCCGAGGGCTTCGCGCCCCGGGTGATCGCCGAGATCGCGCGCACCACCGGCCTGCCGCTGACCGAGGCCCGCGACCACTTCGAGGCGCAGGGCGCCCGTGACGGGCTGGTCGAGCTCTCCGGCCAACTGCGGACGATCGCGGTGGGCTTCTGCAAGATCGCCAACGACATCCGCTGGATGGGTTCGGGTCCGCGCACCGGCCTCACCGAGATCTACCTGCCCGACCTCCAGCCGGGCTCCTCGATCATGCCGGGCAAGGTCAACCCGGTGCTGTGCGAGGCGATGCTGCAGGTGTCCTCGCAGGTCGTCGGCAACGACGCCGCCGTGGCCTTCGGCGGTTCCACCGGCAACTTCGAGCTGAACGTGCAGCTTCCGCTGATCGCCCGCAACGTGCTGGAGTCGATCCGGCTGCTCGCCAACGTCTCCCGGGTCTTCGCCGACCGCTGCGTGGCCGGAATCGAGGCCAACGAGGAGCGCTGCCGCGAGTACGCGGAGTCCTCGCCCTCCATCGTCACGCCGCTGAACCGCTACATCGGCTACGAGGAGGCCGCGAAGGTCGCCAAGCAGGCGCTGGCCGAACGCAAGACGATCCGCCAGGTCGTCGTCGAACGGGGTTACATCACTGACGGCAAGCTCACCGAGGCCCAGCTCGACGAGGCCCTCGACGTGCTGTCGATGACCAACTCGCGCTAG
- a CDS encoding aggregation-promoting factor C-terminal-like domain-containing protein — MLVNRISLRAATAVGAGVMVAGTTFGVAAFADSGVQPEQAASNMTPQEPRAEQEAPFFPEVEEASDEEREAQIQAAVDQRDSASGAASVSAAGSVEEEQKEEEPAEEPVESDSGGDSGGSAAPSGDPKSIAQAMLADYGWGADQFSSCLEPLWEKESNWDPSAQNPSSGAYGIPQALPGNKMASAGSDWQSNPATQIEWGLGYIEDRYGSPCEAWSHSQSVGWY; from the coding sequence TTGCTAGTCAATCGAATTTCGTTGCGGGCTGCCACGGCGGTCGGTGCCGGCGTCATGGTCGCCGGCACGACGTTCGGGGTCGCCGCGTTCGCCGACAGCGGCGTGCAGCCCGAGCAGGCGGCGTCGAACATGACGCCGCAGGAGCCCCGAGCCGAGCAGGAGGCTCCGTTCTTCCCCGAGGTCGAAGAGGCTTCCGACGAGGAGCGCGAGGCGCAGATCCAAGCGGCCGTCGACCAGCGCGACTCCGCGAGCGGCGCCGCCTCGGTGTCGGCCGCCGGATCGGTCGAGGAGGAGCAGAAGGAGGAGGAGCCCGCCGAGGAGCCGGTCGAGTCCGACTCCGGCGGCGACAGCGGCGGCTCCGCCGCGCCTTCCGGCGACCCCAAGAGCATCGCCCAGGCCATGCTCGCCGACTACGGGTGGGGCGCCGACCAGTTCAGCAGCTGCCTCGAGCCGCTGTGGGAGAAGGAGAGCAACTGGGACCCCAGTGCTCAGAACCCCAGCTCCGGTGCCTACGGCATCCCGCAGGCGCTGCCCGGCAACAAGATGGCCAGCGCCGGCTCCGACTGGCAGAGCAACCCCGCGACGCAGATCGAGTGGGGACTGGGCTACATCGAGGACCGCTACGGTTCCCCGTGTGAGGCCTGGTCGCACTCGCAGAGCGTGGGCTGGTACTGA
- a CDS encoding ABC transporter permease: MSTPMGSGYRPGRTLPFRVELVRQMRRRRTVLAFGFLLLLPWILVLAFAADGAGGSGGGGEGPGGPGVADLATAGAVNFAVFCMYVSSGFLLVVVVALFCGDTVSSEASWSSLRYLLAAPVPRTRLLRQKLLVGLALSAAAVTALPLMALAAGALVYGPHPLSLPAGGPELTAAESLSRLGVIVLYAMASLLLVAGTAFALTVATDSPLGAVGGAVALIITSNILEAVDALGAIREFLPAYWMSAWTDVLRPEIPVDGMIKGAAVSFSYAVILTAWAFRHFRTKDVLS, from the coding sequence GTGAGCACGCCGATGGGATCGGGCTACCGACCGGGGCGCACCCTGCCCTTCCGGGTCGAACTGGTCCGCCAGATGCGCCGCCGCCGCACCGTGCTGGCGTTCGGGTTCCTGCTGCTCCTGCCGTGGATCCTGGTGCTGGCGTTCGCGGCGGACGGCGCGGGCGGATCGGGCGGGGGAGGCGAAGGGCCGGGCGGCCCCGGCGTGGCCGACCTCGCCACCGCGGGCGCGGTGAACTTCGCGGTCTTCTGCATGTACGTCTCCAGCGGCTTCCTGCTGGTGGTCGTGGTCGCGCTGTTCTGCGGAGACACCGTGTCGAGCGAGGCGAGCTGGTCGAGCCTGCGCTACCTGCTGGCCGCGCCGGTGCCGCGGACGCGGCTGCTGCGGCAGAAACTGCTGGTCGGCCTGGCGCTGAGTGCCGCAGCGGTCACCGCACTGCCGCTGATGGCGCTGGCCGCGGGTGCGCTCGTCTACGGCCCGCACCCGCTCAGCCTCCCGGCCGGCGGACCCGAGCTCACCGCGGCCGAGTCGCTGTCGCGGCTGGGCGTCATCGTGCTCTACGCCATGGCGAGCCTGCTGCTCGTGGCCGGCACGGCGTTCGCGCTCACCGTCGCCACCGACTCCCCGCTGGGCGCGGTCGGCGGGGCCGTCGCGCTCATCATCACCTCCAACATCCTGGAGGCGGTCGACGCCCTGGGCGCCATCCGGGAGTTCCTGCCCGCGTACTGGATGTCGGCCTGGACCGACGTGCTGCGGCCCGAGATCCCGGTCGACGGCATGATCAAGGGCGCAGCGGTCTCCTTCTCCTACGCGGTGATCCTGACCGCCTGGGCGTTCCGCCACTTCCGCACCAAGGACGTGCTCTCCTGA
- a CDS encoding alkaline phosphatase D family protein, which translates to MSDHALSRRTLLRSGAIGLGAAALAGTRGAPVLAQGRNRPVLTHGIQLGDPRTDGAVVWTRADRAARMIVEVSARPDFATSRTIRGPQLTPASDGTGRVRLTGLPAGGEVHLRVHAETGRNTSEVVEGSFRTPGADDDGTVRFVWSGDVAGQGWGINPDIGGMPIFRAMAERDPDFFLHSGDSCYADGPLQESVTLPDGRVWRNVVTEEKSKVAETLAEFRGQYAYNLGDEALRAFSARVPQIVQWDDHEVTNNWFPGEILPEGPYTERDVDVLARRAHRAFHEWQPIVPREAVDGKIYRKISYGPDLDVFVIDMRTYRDANSTGTAPYERILGDAQANWLVEQVSASKATWKVIASDMPIGLIVPDGSAIEAVANGRPGRALGREAEIQRVLHRLHRRGVADVVWLTADVHYTAAHHYSPERASSLDFSPFWEFVSGPLHAGAFGPGELDPTFGPEAVFVNAPPAANTSPMDGFQHFGEVEIDRRSKEFTVNLRDIDGRSLWSKTLRPGGEG; encoded by the coding sequence ATGTCCGATCACGCACTCTCCCGCCGAACCCTGCTGAGATCCGGGGCGATCGGCCTCGGCGCCGCGGCCCTGGCGGGCACCCGTGGCGCACCGGTGCTGGCGCAGGGCCGCAACCGGCCCGTCCTCACCCACGGCATCCAGCTCGGTGACCCGCGCACCGACGGCGCCGTCGTGTGGACCCGGGCCGACCGCGCCGCCCGGATGATCGTCGAGGTGTCCGCGCGCCCCGACTTCGCGACGTCCCGGACGATCAGGGGACCGCAGCTCACCCCCGCCTCCGACGGCACGGGCAGGGTCCGGCTGACCGGCCTGCCGGCGGGCGGGGAGGTCCACCTGCGCGTGCACGCCGAGACGGGGCGCAACACCAGCGAGGTCGTCGAGGGGAGCTTCCGCACCCCCGGCGCCGACGACGACGGCACCGTCCGGTTCGTGTGGTCCGGTGACGTCGCCGGGCAGGGGTGGGGGATCAACCCCGACATCGGCGGCATGCCGATCTTCCGCGCCATGGCCGAGCGCGACCCCGACTTCTTCCTGCACAGCGGGGACTCCTGCTACGCCGACGGCCCGCTGCAGGAGAGCGTCACGCTGCCCGACGGCCGGGTGTGGCGCAACGTGGTGACGGAGGAGAAATCCAAGGTCGCCGAGACGCTGGCGGAGTTCCGCGGGCAGTACGCCTACAACCTCGGCGACGAGGCGCTGCGGGCGTTCTCGGCCCGGGTGCCGCAGATCGTGCAGTGGGACGACCACGAGGTCACCAACAACTGGTTCCCCGGGGAGATCCTGCCCGAAGGGCCCTACACCGAGCGCGACGTCGACGTGCTGGCCCGGCGCGCCCACCGGGCGTTCCACGAGTGGCAGCCGATCGTGCCCAGGGAGGCCGTCGACGGCAAGATCTACCGGAAGATCTCCTACGGCCCCGACCTGGACGTCTTCGTCATCGACATGCGCACCTACCGCGACGCCAACTCCACCGGAACGGCGCCCTATGAGCGGATCCTCGGCGACGCGCAGGCGAACTGGCTGGTCGAGCAGGTCTCGGCGTCGAAGGCCACCTGGAAGGTCATCGCCTCCGACATGCCGATCGGCCTGATCGTGCCCGACGGCAGCGCCATCGAGGCGGTCGCCAACGGCCGTCCGGGCCGGGCCCTGGGCCGGGAGGCCGAGATCCAGCGGGTACTGCACCGCCTGCACCGGCGGGGCGTCGCCGATGTCGTGTGGCTGACCGCCGACGTGCACTACACGGCCGCGCACCACTACTCGCCGGAGCGCGCGAGCAGCCTGGACTTCTCCCCGTTCTGGGAGTTCGTGTCGGGTCCGCTGCACGCCGGAGCGTTCGGCCCCGGCGAACTCGACCCGACGTTCGGCCCGGAGGCGGTCTTCGTCAACGCGCCGCCAGCGGCCAACACCTCGCCGATGGACGGCTTCCAGCACTTCGGCGAAGTGGAGATCGACCGCAGGAGCAAGGAGTTCACCGTGAACCTGCGCGACATCGACGGCCGCTCGCTGTGGTCGAAGACCCTCCGTCCGGGTGGAGAGGGATAG